The following are encoded in a window of Actinomyces oris genomic DNA:
- a CDS encoding helix-turn-helix domain-containing protein, producing MISSNIAALRKMHRWTQEALANKVGVSRQTIAKWEAPGGNPDISSCIRLAQAFDVAIDDLVNGDTSFVSMLDRPGKYIFGTVVIDQDGRLTLPVRARKVFNIKAGDELLLIGDIDQGLALMDTQFFVQAARHVEGGPSCGT from the coding sequence ATGATTAGTAGTAACATCGCCGCCTTGCGTAAAATGCATCGCTGGACTCAGGAAGCATTGGCAAACAAGGTTGGCGTCTCTCGGCAGACCATTGCCAAGTGGGAGGCTCCGGGTGGTAATCCCGACATCTCCTCATGTATTCGGTTAGCGCAGGCGTTCGATGTTGCGATCGACGATCTTGTCAACGGTGACACTTCATTTGTTTCCATGCTTGATCGCCCCGGCAAATACATATTTGGCACCGTTGTGATCGATCAGGATGGAAGACTTACGCTTCCGGTACGTGCCAGAAAGGTTTTCAACATTAAGGCTGGTGATGAGCTCCTACTTATTGGCGACATCGATCAGGGGCTCGCTTTGATGGATACGCAGTTCTTCGTGCAGGCTGCTCGTCATGTGGAGGGGGGGCCATCGTGCGGCACGTGA
- a CDS encoding ABC transporter permease has translation MTVPTTATAPTSSSLSPGVWRFSEARLVPDTLAMAWRSLITMVRNPGEFYDILIQPVMFTVLFGELFGGAIAGDVKAYLPTIVPGLIIMNALTTSQSVGVDLREDMDKGVFDRFRTMPMSRIAPVLGPMVSDVLRYLICTSLTVLTGYILGYRPANGWSGTIGAIALAAGCAWAIAWIFLFLGTVFSSAQAVTSFTVIVLFPLTFLSNAMVPTSTLPGWLKAFVRHNPVSHIVDGDRYLLDGTAGSAGDVRAAIIGSLLILAVMAPLTVVRYQRRNA, from the coding sequence ATGACCGTCCCCACCACCGCGACCGCACCGACCAGTAGCTCCCTCTCCCCCGGCGTCTGGCGTTTCAGCGAGGCCCGGCTCGTCCCGGACACCCTGGCCATGGCCTGGCGCTCACTCATCACCATGGTGCGCAACCCCGGGGAGTTCTACGACATCCTCATCCAGCCGGTCATGTTCACTGTCCTGTTCGGCGAGCTCTTCGGCGGCGCCATCGCCGGCGACGTCAAGGCCTACCTGCCCACGATCGTCCCGGGTCTCATCATCATGAATGCCTTGACCACGAGCCAGAGCGTGGGCGTGGACCTGCGCGAGGACATGGACAAGGGCGTTTTCGACCGCTTCCGCACCATGCCGATGTCCCGTATCGCGCCGGTCCTGGGGCCCATGGTCTCCGACGTGCTGCGCTACCTCATCTGCACCTCACTGACCGTACTCACCGGCTACATCCTGGGCTACCGGCCTGCCAACGGCTGGTCGGGAACGATTGGCGCCATCGCCCTGGCGGCGGGCTGCGCCTGGGCCATCGCCTGGATCTTCCTCTTCCTGGGGACGGTGTTCTCCTCGGCCCAAGCGGTCACCTCCTTCACGGTGATCGTCCTGTTCCCGCTGACCTTCCTGTCCAACGCCATGGTGCCCACCTCGACGCTACCGGGCTGGCTCAAGGCCTTCGTGCGCCACAACCCGGTCTCGCACATCGTCGACGGCGACCGGTACCTGCTGGACGGAACAGCGGGCTCGGCCGGGGACGTGCGGGCCGCGATCATCGGCTCGCTGCTGATCCTGGCCGTCATGGCTCCCCTGACGGTCGTGCGCTACCAGCGGCGCAACGCCTGA
- a CDS encoding ATP-binding cassette domain-containing protein has protein sequence MATRTANESLSPGEAPAMRTDGLTRTFGSFTAVDRLDLEIPTGIVYGLLGPNGAGKSTALRMMTTLLAPTRGRAMVLGHDVVRERHAVRGLIGVTGQYASVDETLTGSENLRLFGRLLGLGRRRARERSEELLAAFSLTEAGGKRVSGYSGGMRRRLDLAVSLISRPPLIFLDEPTTGLDPRTREQMWDVIRSLVEGGSTILLTTQYLEEADRLAHRVGIIDAGRLIAEGTPDELKDRVGSSSLVLTPATPEDQGATAAIIERVTGHAPATVDQGTHLQAPLSEASVATEVLVALRDAGLSPRTVSVDRPSMDSVFMALTGQPTKHDDAASPDAAALSAPSLASSSSRPADSQEQS, from the coding sequence ATGGCAACACGAACAGCAAACGAATCGCTCTCACCGGGCGAGGCACCGGCCATGAGGACCGATGGCCTGACCCGCACCTTCGGCTCCTTCACCGCCGTCGACCGCCTGGACCTGGAGATCCCCACCGGCATCGTCTACGGCCTGCTCGGCCCCAACGGTGCCGGCAAGTCGACGGCGCTGCGCATGATGACCACCCTGCTGGCCCCCACCCGGGGCCGGGCGATGGTCCTGGGGCACGACGTCGTCCGCGAGCGCCACGCGGTGCGCGGCCTCATCGGGGTGACGGGACAGTACGCCAGCGTCGATGAGACGCTCACCGGCTCGGAGAACCTGCGCCTCTTCGGGCGCCTGCTGGGCCTTGGCCGGCGTCGGGCGCGGGAGCGGTCCGAGGAGCTGCTGGCCGCCTTCAGCCTGACCGAGGCAGGCGGCAAGCGGGTGAGCGGATACTCCGGTGGGATGCGGCGGCGACTGGACCTGGCGGTCTCGCTCATCTCCCGTCCCCCGCTCATCTTCCTCGACGAGCCCACCACTGGTCTGGACCCGCGTACGCGTGAGCAGATGTGGGACGTCATCCGTTCCCTGGTGGAGGGCGGCTCGACGATCCTGCTGACCACTCAGTACCTGGAGGAGGCTGACCGCCTGGCTCACCGGGTCGGCATCATCGATGCCGGACGGCTCATCGCCGAGGGCACCCCCGATGAGCTCAAGGACCGGGTGGGCAGCAGCTCTCTGGTGCTGACGCCGGCGACCCCCGAGGACCAGGGGGCCACCGCGGCGATCATCGAGCGGGTGACCGGTCACGCCCCGGCGACCGTCGACCAGGGCACCCACCTGCAGGCGCCGCTGAGCGAGGCGTCGGTGGCCACCGAGGTGCTCGTGGCCCTGCGCGACGCCGGCCTGTCCCCCAGAACCGTCTCGGTGGACCGCCCCAGCATGGACTCGGTCTTCATGGCCCTGACCGGGCAACCCACGAAGCACGATGACGCGGCCTCACCTGATGCCGCCGCGCTGTCGGCGCCATCACTCGCTTCCTCGTCCTCCCGTCCCGCAGACTCTCAGGAGCAGTCATGA
- a CDS encoding alpha/beta fold hydrolase, with product MCAVLGLLGGGVTYFAHRNMTYDQAAEAAVRRAGFVERQVTLPSGSIIHYGEGPANGSPLMLVHGQQTTWRDYSAVLGELSQRYHVFAVDCYGHGGSSKNPADYTAIKNAIDFVWFIQHVIKSPVLISGHSSGGLLATIVAARAPQLVIGLLIEDAPFFATEPGRAEKTFAWLGFRDMHRFLRSGERNFTRYSLEHAYLAQVLGQKNFDVFVKRPALDYMRRHPGEIPRLWYYPPELHVNEFFDLTANLQDGTGAYDLRFGETFYDFSWFAGFDQEEMLKAVRCPSILLHAAHPSNMQGYYDGRGVLLGAMDDRDASRVHSLLSRNTLVDNVKSGHDIHSERPEVFIKAVDDLR from the coding sequence ATGTGCGCCGTGCTTGGCCTGCTTGGGGGAGGTGTGACTTATTTTGCTCATCGAAATATGACGTATGATCAGGCTGCTGAGGCGGCTGTTCGTCGTGCTGGTTTTGTCGAAAGGCAGGTAACGCTGCCGAGCGGTTCAATCATTCACTATGGTGAGGGGCCGGCCAATGGTTCGCCGCTCATGTTGGTCCACGGCCAGCAAACAACGTGGAGGGACTATAGTGCGGTGCTCGGAGAACTATCTCAACGCTATCACGTGTTTGCGGTCGACTGTTATGGCCATGGTGGATCGAGTAAAAATCCGGCAGATTATACGGCAATCAAGAATGCGATTGATTTCGTGTGGTTTATCCAGCATGTTATCAAGTCTCCAGTATTGATCTCCGGCCACTCTTCGGGAGGTCTGTTGGCGACTATCGTTGCCGCCAGGGCTCCGCAGCTTGTCATTGGTTTGTTGATTGAGGATGCGCCATTCTTTGCGACTGAACCTGGGAGGGCTGAGAAGACATTTGCTTGGCTCGGGTTTCGCGATATGCATCGTTTTTTGCGAAGCGGTGAACGAAATTTCACTCGCTACTCGCTTGAGCACGCCTATCTTGCGCAGGTTCTTGGGCAAAAGAACTTTGATGTGTTTGTTAAGCGGCCTGCCCTCGATTACATGAGGCGCCACCCTGGCGAAATACCGCGCCTTTGGTATTATCCTCCTGAGCTGCATGTCAATGAGTTCTTCGACTTGACGGCTAACTTGCAGGATGGTACGGGCGCTTATGATTTACGATTTGGTGAGACTTTCTATGATTTCTCGTGGTTTGCTGGTTTTGATCAGGAGGAGATGTTGAAGGCTGTGCGCTGTCCGTCAATTCTTTTGCATGCTGCTCATCCGTCAAATATGCAGGGCTACTATGATGGTCGTGGGGTGCTGCTCGGTGCTATGGATGATCGTGACGCGTCGCGTGTCCACTCGCTTCTCTCTCGTAACACTCTAGTCGACAACGTTAAAAGCGGTCATGATATTCATTCTGAACGGCCTGAGGTTTTTATTAAGGCTGTCGATGATCTTCGTTAA
- a CDS encoding BTAD domain-containing putative transcriptional regulator has protein sequence MGENGLVTSSYRLALLTEPPTWQGRPLSGRSLDLLAVLAGSQDARVSDGALIEALWPDDAPARPLRALHVVVSRLRAVVGEGVVERSGDGYRLELAEAEADVRDLSYRAERARACAAAGQWEQVLDLTDRLPQVPVPDEVDDNGGAGAAPMALLRERAAALTEGARRDRGLALEATGEHERAVDLLREASQRDGGDETVLAALMRAESWVRSPAAALEIYEQYRRRLRELGAVPGPAARAAHEAVLAAESPVRHGLQTEPEHFLGREADVTGVLKALSTHRLVTLTGPGGVGKTTLAQVVAARSRRPAVYVVALAEVSPGADLARVVLDAIGGSAVVNGDPHRDLAAALSQPGTVLVLDNCEHLAGEAADLIGPLLVACPDLRVLATSRRPVDLAAEHVHRLEALNAASSAELFRARALAARPGQVIDDDDLGELLSRLEGIPLAIELAAARTRSLSVGQIAERLPGRPDLLTAARDAPARQRTLTAVIEWSWNLLDAAERRALARLALLPDGFTLLPAEALIGAQAADLLDALVSHSLLVVRDHGLPRFHMLVTVRDFALEQLSASGDEAEARATLRQWAVDLCSQIRFPVDAGDFGDARHPEARRHDRLFRQVAHDEAVILQQLDRLLAQADGHGTDHLPAELRDAICLIGAALMRLWSVTWSYERIADYGARLIAAAVQPAQDSRGNEAGLSVLALCVTLFGLLSHVPEQVRSLLPASFDGEGPFSRVRRFLRASDEQWPELTGDADPWVAWAATRCLAAQQEDDGDPQASLETIEALLGRLHGHDLAGIHLLELHLHRLQVLMSLGRYSQVVDACSRAQVLLERVLPSWGEFFRTTLHMEGAYCAVYLDPRPETAGRLLESLEPIDLPGTMRFIARSVRGELELTRGNVRTAALIQRVSLRYAGNWRSILGSGSQWELYILSMCLVTDVELSPDDAVELDARAVRARATSLLREILSDPAPRQRDIPTLMAFAAAVGLSAVAAEDAGSDRRAVGGELVATALAVGTNQTCRLLSHDYLRSRTERLDARALAQAEERIRSLDRGGLVAHAADLAGRLAGEVG, from the coding sequence ATGGGTGAGAATGGCCTCGTGACCTCCTCGTACCGCCTGGCTCTCCTGACGGAGCCGCCGACCTGGCAAGGCCGGCCCTTGAGCGGTAGGAGCCTTGACCTGCTCGCCGTGCTCGCCGGCAGCCAGGACGCCAGGGTGAGCGACGGCGCCCTCATTGAGGCCCTGTGGCCCGACGACGCCCCGGCCCGGCCGCTGCGGGCGCTTCACGTCGTCGTCTCCCGGCTGCGTGCCGTCGTAGGGGAGGGTGTCGTCGAGCGCAGCGGCGATGGCTACCGACTGGAGCTGGCGGAGGCGGAGGCTGATGTCCGGGACCTGTCGTATCGGGCGGAGCGCGCCCGAGCCTGCGCCGCCGCCGGCCAGTGGGAGCAGGTCCTCGATCTCACCGACCGACTGCCCCAGGTGCCCGTTCCCGACGAGGTCGATGACAACGGTGGAGCAGGAGCCGCCCCTATGGCCCTCTTGCGAGAGCGGGCTGCAGCCCTGACCGAGGGGGCCCGCCGCGACCGGGGGCTCGCCCTGGAGGCCACCGGTGAGCACGAGCGGGCCGTGGACCTGCTGCGTGAGGCCTCCCAGCGCGACGGCGGCGACGAGACCGTCCTGGCCGCCCTCATGCGCGCCGAGTCCTGGGTGCGCTCACCGGCTGCGGCCCTGGAGATCTACGAGCAGTACCGCCGTCGGCTGCGCGAGCTGGGAGCCGTGCCCGGACCGGCCGCGCGCGCCGCCCACGAGGCCGTCCTGGCCGCCGAGAGCCCTGTGCGCCACGGACTGCAGACCGAGCCCGAGCACTTCCTGGGGCGCGAGGCGGACGTGACCGGTGTTCTCAAGGCCCTGAGCACCCACCGTCTGGTGACGCTCACCGGCCCCGGTGGGGTCGGCAAGACCACCCTGGCCCAGGTGGTGGCGGCCCGCAGCCGCCGCCCCGCCGTCTACGTCGTCGCCCTCGCCGAGGTGTCACCCGGAGCCGATCTGGCCAGGGTCGTGCTCGATGCGATCGGAGGCTCCGCAGTCGTCAACGGTGACCCGCACCGCGATCTGGCCGCCGCCCTCTCCCAGCCCGGAACCGTCCTGGTGCTGGACAACTGCGAGCACCTGGCCGGCGAGGCGGCCGACCTCATCGGGCCGCTCCTGGTCGCCTGCCCCGACCTGCGCGTGCTGGCGACCTCGCGCCGCCCCGTCGACCTGGCCGCGGAGCACGTCCACCGCCTTGAGGCCCTCAATGCTGCCTCCTCCGCCGAGCTCTTCCGCGCCCGTGCTCTGGCCGCTCGCCCCGGCCAGGTCATCGACGATGACGACTTAGGCGAGCTCCTGAGCCGGTTGGAGGGCATCCCCTTGGCCATCGAGTTGGCCGCCGCGCGCACCCGCAGCCTGTCGGTCGGCCAGATCGCCGAGCGACTGCCCGGCAGACCCGATCTGCTCACCGCCGCCCGCGACGCCCCCGCCCGTCAACGCACCCTGACAGCGGTCATCGAGTGGTCCTGGAACCTGCTCGACGCCGCCGAACGCCGCGCCCTGGCTCGGCTGGCCCTGCTCCCCGACGGCTTCACCCTCCTGCCCGCGGAGGCGCTCATCGGCGCGCAGGCCGCCGACCTCCTCGACGCCCTGGTCTCCCACTCCCTGCTCGTGGTGCGCGACCACGGCCTGCCCCGCTTCCACATGCTCGTCACCGTCCGAGACTTCGCCCTGGAGCAGCTGTCCGCCTCCGGTGACGAGGCCGAGGCCCGCGCGACCCTGCGCCAGTGGGCGGTGGACCTGTGCTCCCAGATCCGTTTTCCCGTGGACGCCGGCGACTTCGGCGACGCCCGTCACCCCGAGGCGCGCCGCCACGACCGCCTCTTCCGGCAGGTCGCCCACGATGAGGCCGTCATCCTTCAACAGCTCGACCGGCTCCTGGCACAGGCCGACGGCCACGGCACGGATCACCTGCCGGCGGAACTGCGCGACGCCATCTGCCTCATCGGTGCCGCCCTCATGCGCCTGTGGAGCGTCACCTGGAGCTATGAGCGCATCGCCGACTATGGTGCGCGCCTCATCGCTGCCGCTGTCCAACCCGCCCAGGACTCACGCGGCAACGAGGCAGGCCTGAGCGTCCTGGCCCTGTGCGTCACCCTCTTCGGGCTCCTGAGCCACGTGCCCGAACAGGTCCGCTCCCTGCTGCCGGCCTCCTTCGACGGAGAGGGACCGTTCAGCCGGGTCAGGCGCTTCCTGCGTGCGAGCGACGAGCAGTGGCCCGAGCTGACCGGCGACGCCGACCCCTGGGTCGCCTGGGCGGCGACCCGCTGCCTGGCCGCCCAGCAGGAGGACGACGGCGATCCTCAGGCCTCCCTGGAGACCATCGAGGCCCTCCTGGGGCGGCTCCATGGCCACGACCTGGCCGGCATTCACCTGCTCGAGCTGCACCTCCACCGGCTGCAGGTGCTCATGTCCCTGGGGCGTTACAGCCAGGTCGTCGACGCCTGCTCGCGCGCCCAGGTGCTCCTGGAACGGGTCCTGCCCAGCTGGGGCGAGTTCTTCCGCACGACACTGCACATGGAGGGGGCCTACTGCGCGGTCTACCTCGATCCGCGCCCCGAGACGGCGGGCAGGCTGTTGGAGAGCCTGGAACCGATCGACCTGCCGGGAACCATGCGCTTCATCGCCCGCTCCGTGCGCGGTGAGCTGGAGCTCACCCGCGGGAACGTGCGCACCGCCGCCCTCATCCAGCGCGTGAGCCTGCGCTACGCCGGGAACTGGCGCTCCATCCTGGGATCGGGCTCCCAGTGGGAGCTCTACATCCTGAGCATGTGCCTGGTCACCGACGTCGAGCTCAGCCCCGACGACGCCGTCGAGCTCGATGCCCGAGCCGTCCGTGCCCGAGCCACCTCCCTGCTGCGCGAGATCCTCTCCGATCCGGCTCCACGGCAGCGTGACATTCCCACGCTCATGGCTTTCGCGGCGGCCGTTGGCCTGTCCGCCGTGGCTGCTGAGGACGCGGGCTCCGACCGGCGGGCAGTAGGGGGCGAGCTGGTCGCCACCGCCCTGGCGGTGGGCACCAACCAGACCTGCCGCCTGCTCTCCCACGACTACCTGCGCAGCCGCACTGAGCGGCTGGACGCCCGGGCACTGGCGCAGGCCGAGGAGAGGATTCGGTCCCTGGACCGCGGTGGGCTCGTGGCTCACGCCGCCGACCTCGCCGGCCGTCTGGCGGGCGAGGTCGGCTGA
- a CDS encoding ketopantoate reductase family protein, which produces MNVLVVGLGVIGTTYGYLFQKAGHHVEHLVRQSSTRASVSSLEVEILDGRTDPKGSLSQDQYTVHHRGHTSYDLIVVSVPQGRIAEAMAALRTGGIEGPVLLFCGFWGEREELDRLMAGRDVLLGYPVAGGSITGERLASCVFDHIMLERRDKARFPGYEGVEALFGSCGISLERPHDMLEWIWLHMAINAGVGAVAAMYGDVEDTTRAAEQLMGSTRMLARVVKAIRETSRIVASRGVDLRRYRSEMLAYRLPTAASAPLMKRMFARNLLTRRIMTLHGNTADLLFVCRTVYEQGRTNGVSAPIFYRSYEAARDKAARRDQHLPGMVHERNETA; this is translated from the coding sequence ATGAACGTCCTCGTCGTCGGTCTGGGGGTGATCGGGACGACGTACGGATACCTTTTTCAGAAGGCCGGTCACCACGTCGAGCACCTGGTGCGACAAAGCAGTACGAGGGCCTCAGTCAGCTCGCTCGAGGTCGAGATCCTCGATGGCAGGACTGACCCGAAAGGCTCGCTGTCCCAGGACCAGTACACCGTTCACCACCGGGGACACACGAGCTACGACCTCATCGTGGTCTCGGTGCCGCAGGGCAGGATCGCCGAGGCAATGGCCGCCCTCCGTACGGGTGGGATCGAGGGGCCTGTGCTTCTGTTCTGCGGATTCTGGGGAGAGCGCGAGGAGCTCGACCGTTTGATGGCCGGCCGCGATGTCCTCCTGGGGTACCCGGTGGCGGGCGGGAGCATCACGGGAGAACGGCTCGCCAGCTGCGTCTTCGACCACATCATGCTGGAGCGGCGCGACAAAGCCCGTTTCCCGGGCTACGAGGGGGTGGAGGCGCTGTTCGGCTCCTGCGGTATCAGCCTCGAGCGCCCCCATGACATGCTCGAGTGGATCTGGCTGCATATGGCGATCAACGCCGGTGTCGGTGCCGTGGCAGCAATGTACGGCGACGTCGAGGACACGACGCGCGCCGCCGAGCAGCTCATGGGCTCTACCAGGATGCTCGCCCGGGTGGTCAAGGCGATCCGGGAAACATCGAGGATCGTGGCCTCGCGCGGCGTTGATCTGAGGCGCTACCGCAGCGAGATGCTCGCCTACCGGCTGCCGACCGCCGCGTCCGCACCCCTCATGAAGCGGATGTTCGCCAGGAATCTCCTCACCCGACGGATCATGACGCTGCATGGCAACACCGCTGACCTGTTGTTCGTGTGCCGGACCGTCTACGAGCAGGGCCGGACCAACGGAGTCTCTGCTCCCATCTTCTACAGAAGCTACGAAGCGGCCCGTGACAAGGCTGCCCGCCGTGATCAGCACCTACCTGGCATGGTCCATGAACGGAACGAAACGGCGTGA
- the glmS gene encoding glutamine--fructose-6-phosphate transaminase (isomerizing) — protein sequence MCGIVGHVGPPSETGSSRSLTVLMDGLGRLEYRGYDSAGVALVGPSGLDVIKEAGKLSGLRAILEATPPAPATAGIGHTRWATHGGPTTANAHPHRAGHLAVVHNGIIENFRPLREEVEAAGRELVSDTDTEVVAHVLDIDFTSRLRQDPSAASDPTRVADLLVASMQAVTARLEGAFALLAVTDLAPAAIVAARRSSPLVIGLGEGENFLGSDVAAFVAFTKKAAEVDDDQVLLLTADAVHVWDKDGNAVEPKAWEVSWDASAAVKGGYDTFMDKEIHEQPTAVADTLRGRVDERGELQLDEMRIDPAVLRSVDKIIVIACGTAAYAGHVAKYAIEHWCRIPVEVELAHEFRYRDPVVSEKTLTVAISQSGETMDTIQAVRHAREQGSKVLAIVNTYGSTIAREADAVLYTHAGPEVAVASTKAFLAQITACYLLGLYLAQLRGNKWPDEVAEYLDNLAAMPDRIQHVLDHEEARVRELGTELADKSSFLFLGRHVGFPVALEGALKLKELAYVHAEGFAAGELKHGPIALIEEGLPVFVIVPTPRRPVLHDKVISNIQEIRARGARTIVIAEEGDTDVEPFADHIIRMPVTPTILWPLLTVVPLQIFAAALAGAKGLDIDQPRNLAKSVTVE from the coding sequence ATGTGTGGAATTGTTGGCCACGTCGGCCCTCCGAGTGAAACTGGTTCCTCCCGTTCCCTGACCGTTCTCATGGATGGCCTCGGCCGTCTGGAGTACCGCGGCTACGACTCTGCGGGCGTCGCGCTGGTGGGCCCCTCCGGCCTGGATGTCATCAAGGAGGCGGGCAAGCTCTCGGGGCTGCGCGCCATCCTGGAGGCCACCCCGCCGGCCCCCGCCACCGCGGGCATCGGCCACACCCGCTGGGCCACCCACGGCGGCCCGACGACGGCCAACGCCCACCCCCACCGCGCCGGCCACCTCGCCGTGGTCCACAACGGCATCATCGAGAACTTCCGCCCGCTGCGCGAGGAGGTCGAGGCCGCCGGGCGTGAGCTCGTCTCCGACACCGACACCGAGGTCGTCGCCCACGTCCTGGACATCGACTTCACCTCCCGTCTGCGCCAGGACCCGTCCGCCGCCTCCGACCCGACCCGGGTCGCCGACCTCCTGGTCGCCTCGATGCAGGCCGTCACCGCCCGCCTCGAAGGCGCCTTCGCGCTGCTGGCCGTCACCGACCTGGCCCCCGCGGCGATCGTCGCCGCCCGCCGCTCCAGCCCCCTGGTCATCGGCCTGGGCGAGGGCGAGAACTTCCTGGGCAGTGACGTCGCCGCCTTCGTCGCCTTCACCAAGAAGGCCGCCGAGGTCGACGACGACCAGGTCCTCCTGCTGACCGCCGACGCCGTCCACGTCTGGGACAAGGACGGTAACGCCGTCGAGCCCAAGGCCTGGGAGGTCTCCTGGGACGCCTCCGCAGCCGTCAAGGGCGGCTACGACACCTTCATGGACAAGGAGATCCACGAGCAGCCCACCGCCGTGGCCGACACCCTGCGCGGCCGCGTCGATGAGCGCGGTGAGCTCCAGCTCGATGAGATGCGCATTGACCCCGCCGTCCTGCGCAGCGTCGACAAGATCATCGTCATCGCCTGCGGCACCGCCGCCTACGCCGGGCACGTCGCCAAGTACGCCATCGAGCACTGGTGCCGTATCCCCGTGGAGGTCGAGCTCGCCCACGAGTTCCGCTACCGCGACCCGGTCGTCAGCGAGAAGACCCTGACCGTGGCCATCTCCCAGTCCGGCGAGACCATGGACACCATCCAGGCCGTGCGTCACGCCCGCGAGCAGGGCAGCAAGGTCCTGGCCATCGTCAACACCTACGGCTCGACCATCGCCCGCGAGGCCGACGCCGTCCTCTACACCCACGCCGGCCCGGAGGTCGCCGTGGCCTCCACCAAGGCCTTCCTCGCCCAGATCACCGCCTGCTACCTGCTGGGGCTCTACCTGGCCCAGCTGCGCGGCAACAAGTGGCCCGACGAGGTCGCCGAGTACCTGGACAACCTCGCCGCCATGCCGGACCGCATCCAGCACGTCCTGGACCACGAGGAGGCCCGCGTGCGTGAGCTGGGCACCGAGCTGGCGGACAAGTCCTCCTTCCTGTTCCTGGGCCGCCACGTCGGCTTCCCGGTGGCGCTGGAAGGGGCGCTCAAGCTCAAGGAGCTCGCCTACGTCCACGCGGAGGGCTTCGCCGCCGGTGAGCTCAAGCACGGCCCGATCGCGCTCATCGAGGAGGGCCTTCCGGTCTTCGTCATCGTGCCCACCCCGCGCCGCCCCGTCCTGCACGACAAGGTCATCTCCAACATCCAGGAGATCCGGGCCCGCGGCGCGCGCACCATCGTCATCGCGGAGGAGGGGGATACCGACGTCGAGCCCTTCGCCGACCACATCATCCGGATGCCCGTCACTCCCACGATCCTGTGGCCGCTGCTGACCGTGGTGCCGCTGCAGATCTTCGCCGCGGCCCTGGCCGGGGCCAAGGGGCTGGACATCGACCAGCCGCGCAACCTGGCCAAGTCCGTCACCGTCGAGTAG
- the coaA gene encoding type I pantothenate kinase translates to MPVTSELSDPSDLGFPCASPYIELDRDQWSALASSAPLPLTQADVEKLRGLGDPIDLAEVDAVYRPLTALLEDYIATSRERAHRTGAFLGVREPPTPFIVAVAGSVAVGKSTTARLIAHLLARFPDTPRVDLVTTDGFLLPNRVLEERGLMARKGFPESYDRRALLEFVAAVKSGSDRVQAPVYSHTVYDIVPDRHVTVERPDILVLEGLNVLQPAPRGSRPGASALAVSDFIDFSIYVDADPDDIRRWYLDRFLTLKHTAFTQPGSYFRRFAEIPDDVALAGANEIWESVNLVNLRENIAPTRGRATLVLTKDAEHRMSRVLLRKS, encoded by the coding sequence GTGCCAGTGACATCCGAGCTGAGCGACCCGAGCGACCTGGGCTTCCCGTGCGCCTCACCCTACATCGAGCTGGACCGGGACCAGTGGTCCGCCCTGGCGTCCTCGGCGCCACTGCCGCTGACCCAGGCCGATGTCGAGAAGCTGCGGGGACTGGGCGACCCCATCGACCTGGCCGAGGTCGACGCCGTCTACCGGCCCCTGACCGCCCTGCTGGAGGACTACATCGCCACCTCGCGCGAGCGGGCGCACCGCACTGGCGCCTTTCTGGGGGTGAGGGAGCCGCCCACGCCTTTTATCGTTGCGGTGGCCGGGTCGGTCGCCGTGGGCAAGTCGACGACGGCGCGCCTCATCGCCCACCTGCTCGCCCGCTTCCCGGACACGCCCCGGGTGGACCTGGTGACCACCGACGGCTTCCTGCTGCCCAACCGGGTCCTTGAGGAGCGCGGACTCATGGCCCGCAAGGGATTCCCCGAGTCCTACGACCGTCGCGCCCTGCTGGAGTTCGTCGCGGCAGTGAAGTCCGGCAGCGACCGCGTCCAGGCGCCCGTCTACTCCCACACGGTCTACGACATCGTCCCGGACCGGCACGTGACGGTGGAGCGGCCCGACATTCTCGTGCTGGAGGGACTCAACGTGCTCCAGCCCGCCCCGCGGGGGTCGCGGCCGGGGGCCTCAGCGCTGGCGGTGAGCGACTTCATCGACTTCTCGATCTACGTCGACGCCGACCCCGACGACATCCGCCGCTGGTACCTGGACCGGTTCCTCACCCTCAAGCACACGGCCTTCACCCAGCCGGGCTCCTACTTCCGCCGCTTCGCCGAGATCCCCGACGACGTGGCCCTGGCTGGAGCAAACGAGATCTGGGAAAGCGTCAACCTGGTCAACCTGCGCGAGAACATCGCCCCCACCCGAGGGCGGGCCACCCTGGTCCTGACCAAGGACGCCGAGCACCGCATGAGCCGGGTCCTGCTGCGCAAGTCCTGA